One segment of Rhodopirellula baltica SH 1 DNA contains the following:
- a CDS encoding ABC transporter ATP-binding protein, whose amino-acid sequence MTDPDGTPATDATPLLELRGVCKHYADGDVDALVNVNLSIASAEFVAIVGPSGGGKSTLLNMLGALDEPTRGEVWFEGKPLSQQPSLDRFRAHKIGFIFQSYHLLPNLTAQENVQLTMFDTHPNVSQRKAEAIRLLERVGLGDRVNHRADKLSIGQRQRVAIARAIAGNPPLILADEPTGALDTERGNEVMDLLDEIRIEESSTLVVVTHDERVAERADRVVYICDGMLRTV is encoded by the coding sequence TTGACGGATCCCGACGGCACGCCAGCGACCGACGCCACACCGCTGCTCGAGTTGCGAGGTGTGTGCAAGCACTACGCGGACGGTGATGTCGACGCACTGGTGAATGTCAATTTGTCGATCGCGTCCGCCGAGTTTGTGGCGATCGTCGGACCCAGCGGAGGTGGGAAGTCAACTTTGCTGAACATGTTGGGGGCCCTGGATGAGCCAACTCGAGGCGAAGTTTGGTTCGAAGGCAAACCGTTGTCGCAGCAACCCAGCCTGGATCGGTTTCGAGCCCACAAAATCGGTTTCATCTTTCAGTCGTATCACTTGTTGCCCAATCTGACCGCGCAAGAGAACGTTCAGCTGACAATGTTCGACACGCATCCCAACGTGTCGCAACGAAAAGCCGAAGCGATTCGTTTGTTAGAAAGAGTCGGGCTGGGGGATCGAGTGAACCACCGTGCCGACAAACTTTCGATTGGGCAACGACAACGCGTTGCCATCGCGAGAGCAATTGCGGGGAACCCGCCACTTATCTTGGCCGATGAACCCACCGGTGCGCTCGACACGGAACGTGGGAACGAAGTGATGGATCTGCTCGATGAAATCCGCATAGAAGAGAGTTCCACACTTGTCGTGGTGACTCATGATGAACGCGTGGCGGAGCGTGCTGACCGGGTAGTCTATATATGTGACGGAATGTTGCGGACCGTCTAA
- a CDS encoding NIPSNAP family protein has protein sequence MKTPAMKRWMTFGWTAALCLTACLQSDMSFADEYYEVRTIVLGDKGDAAAVDQYLEKALIPALERQNIGPVGVFAPKANSETKEGSVFVIIPFTELGQMESSRAALAEDSEYQKAAADYLGRDAKSPPYSRISSELLTAMDCWPKTVVPDGTLENDERVYELRLYESANERLGDLKVEMFNAGEVPIFLDSGIQPIFIGQALVGPQMPSLTYLTVYKNEAAREKAWDAFRAHPDWKVLSKNPRYGGTVSRIDKFVLSAKPYSQM, from the coding sequence ATGAAGACACCTGCCATGAAACGATGGATGACATTCGGCTGGACCGCCGCTCTTTGCCTCACCGCTTGCTTGCAATCTGACATGAGTTTCGCTGACGAATACTACGAAGTCCGAACGATCGTATTAGGCGACAAAGGCGATGCCGCGGCCGTGGATCAGTATCTTGAGAAAGCACTGATTCCCGCGTTGGAACGACAAAACATTGGCCCGGTCGGTGTCTTTGCCCCAAAAGCGAACTCCGAAACCAAAGAAGGATCCGTCTTCGTCATCATCCCGTTCACCGAACTGGGGCAAATGGAATCCTCTCGTGCGGCATTGGCCGAGGATTCGGAATATCAAAAGGCCGCCGCGGACTACTTGGGCCGCGACGCGAAGTCACCTCCTTATTCGCGTATCAGCAGCGAATTGCTCACCGCGATGGATTGCTGGCCCAAAACCGTCGTTCCCGACGGAACGCTTGAAAACGACGAACGGGTGTACGAACTTCGCCTGTACGAAAGCGCCAACGAGCGACTGGGTGATTTGAAAGTCGAAATGTTCAACGCCGGCGAAGTGCCGATTTTTCTCGACAGCGGCATTCAGCCCATTTTCATCGGACAAGCTCTGGTGGGACCGCAAATGCCTAGCTTGACCTACCTGACGGTGTACAAAAACGAAGCAGCCCGGGAAAAAGCATGGGACGCATTCCGTGCCCACCCAGACTGGAAAGTGCTGAGCAAAAACCCTCGCTACGGTGGCACGGTCAGCCGGATCGACAAATTCGTACTCTCGGCGAAACCTTACTCGCAAATGTGA
- a CDS encoding DUF1501 domain-containing protein — translation MNESALNPISINRRALLQNSAYGFGGMALGQLLASSLGESSAFANSANGLGEGTPVPGSMGTLHHAAKAKRVIFLFQSGAPSQLDLFDYKPLLNQKHGTELPDEIRGGQRLTGMSGNQSSLPLVGSPFEFKQHGESGTWMSDQLPYTSKIADDICVVRSMYTEAINHGPAVTFMQTGSMFPGRPSMGAWVDYGLGSENENLPAFVVMTTKDQNSGQPLVSRFWGNGFLPSEHQGVQFRSGADPVLYLSNPQGIDSQSRRSAMDALSKLHQMQLATQADPLVEARIAQYEMAFAMQSSIPEATDFADEPEEVFELYGKDSKNPGSFAANCLMARRLAQRGVRFIQLYHKGWDHHGGLPKGLPNQCKATDQASAALVQDLKRLGMLEDTLVIWGGEFGRTNYCQGKLTENSFGRDHHPRCFSLWMAGGGVKPGIVHGATDDFGYNLTEDPVHIHDLHATIMHLLGVDHERLTFRYQGRQFRLTDVHGEVVHDILA, via the coding sequence ATGAACGAATCCGCACTGAACCCGATTTCAATCAATCGTCGTGCTCTGCTTCAAAATTCCGCGTATGGATTCGGAGGCATGGCTCTTGGGCAGTTGCTCGCCAGCAGTTTGGGCGAATCCAGTGCCTTCGCAAATTCAGCGAATGGGCTTGGTGAGGGAACGCCCGTTCCGGGGTCGATGGGAACATTGCATCACGCCGCGAAAGCCAAGCGGGTGATCTTCTTGTTCCAGTCGGGAGCGCCATCCCAGTTGGATTTGTTTGACTACAAGCCTTTGCTGAATCAGAAACATGGCACGGAACTACCCGACGAAATTCGTGGTGGCCAGCGTCTAACCGGGATGAGTGGCAACCAGTCCAGTTTGCCGCTGGTGGGGTCGCCTTTCGAATTCAAGCAGCACGGCGAATCCGGCACTTGGATGAGCGATCAGCTGCCTTACACATCCAAGATCGCGGACGACATTTGCGTCGTTCGGTCGATGTATACCGAAGCGATCAACCACGGCCCCGCGGTCACGTTCATGCAAACGGGAAGCATGTTTCCCGGACGACCCAGTATGGGTGCTTGGGTGGATTATGGACTCGGCAGTGAGAACGAGAACCTGCCCGCGTTTGTGGTGATGACGACCAAGGACCAAAACAGTGGCCAACCATTGGTGTCACGATTTTGGGGCAACGGTTTTCTGCCCAGCGAGCACCAGGGCGTTCAGTTCCGAAGTGGCGCCGATCCGGTGTTGTACTTGAGCAACCCGCAAGGCATTGATTCGCAAAGTCGACGCTCGGCGATGGACGCTCTTTCAAAGTTGCATCAAATGCAATTGGCGACGCAGGCCGATCCATTGGTCGAGGCTCGCATTGCCCAGTACGAGATGGCGTTTGCGATGCAGTCTTCGATTCCCGAAGCGACCGATTTTGCAGACGAACCTGAAGAAGTGTTTGAACTGTACGGCAAGGATTCCAAAAACCCCGGTTCGTTTGCCGCCAATTGCTTGATGGCCCGGCGATTGGCTCAACGTGGCGTGCGTTTCATCCAGCTGTATCACAAGGGATGGGATCATCACGGCGGATTGCCCAAGGGATTACCAAATCAATGCAAAGCGACCGATCAAGCTTCTGCTGCTTTGGTTCAGGATCTGAAGCGATTGGGAATGCTCGAAGACACGCTGGTCATTTGGGGCGGTGAGTTTGGTCGCACGAACTATTGCCAGGGCAAGCTGACGGAAAATAGTTTTGGCCGAGATCACCACCCGCGATGTTTCAGTTTGTGGATGGCCGGCGGAGGGGTGAAGCCGGGGATCGTGCACGGTGCAACGGATGACTTTGGTTACAACTTGACCGAAGATCCTGTGCACATTCACGACTTGCACGCGACTATCATGCACTTGCTGGGAGTCGATCATGAACGTTTGACGTTCCGTTACCAGGGACGTCAATTCCGTTTGACTGACGTGCACGGCGAAGTGGTGCACGACATCCTGGCATGA
- a CDS encoding thioredoxin-disulfide reductase, translated as MSSASSNGNAPSKIEKTIIIGSGPAGWSAAIYAARANLDPVLYEGTVKPEMIPLGQLAYTTEIENFAGFPAGNVRAFVESAVDKDRHWNLPMAPEGHEKDGQPHYAVQGVELMELMKQQALNFGTRVVGDDIERVDFSGPPHTLYPASGDPVQAHTVIIATGARANYLGLPSEELYKNKGVSACAVCDGALPVYRSKPLAVVGGGDSAVEEATYLANLKGADKIYLLVRRDQMRASKVMQDRAINHPNIEILWNTVVEEVLGDEKLVNGLRLKDTVDGSTRELKVGGMFVAIGHTPNTSFLDGAVEMNSEGYIQWTKAFRTNTSVNGVFAAGDVADDYYRQAITSAGTGCMAALDAERFLVEHEETTGTSEARPSLT; from the coding sequence ATGAGCTCTGCTTCCAGCAACGGAAATGCCCCCTCCAAAATCGAAAAGACGATCATCATCGGCAGCGGGCCGGCAGGTTGGTCGGCGGCCATCTATGCGGCTCGAGCGAATCTGGATCCCGTTCTTTACGAGGGCACGGTCAAACCGGAAATGATCCCTTTGGGGCAGCTTGCCTACACCACCGAAATTGAAAACTTCGCAGGTTTCCCCGCAGGCAACGTCCGCGCATTCGTGGAATCCGCCGTCGACAAAGATCGACACTGGAACCTGCCGATGGCTCCCGAAGGACACGAAAAGGACGGCCAACCGCACTACGCCGTGCAAGGCGTCGAACTGATGGAGTTGATGAAACAACAAGCGTTGAACTTCGGCACACGGGTGGTTGGTGACGATATCGAACGCGTCGATTTCTCAGGACCACCGCACACGCTGTATCCCGCCTCGGGCGATCCAGTTCAAGCTCACACGGTGATTATCGCCACCGGTGCTCGAGCGAACTACTTGGGTTTACCCAGCGAAGAGCTTTACAAGAACAAGGGCGTCAGCGCCTGTGCTGTTTGCGATGGTGCACTGCCGGTCTACCGCAGCAAACCATTGGCCGTTGTCGGCGGTGGTGACTCCGCGGTCGAAGAAGCCACCTACCTGGCCAATCTGAAAGGTGCCGACAAGATCTACCTGCTCGTTCGTCGCGATCAAATGCGGGCCAGCAAGGTCATGCAAGATCGTGCGATCAATCACCCCAACATCGAGATCCTTTGGAACACCGTTGTGGAAGAAGTCCTCGGTGATGAAAAGCTGGTCAATGGCTTGCGTCTGAAAGACACCGTCGACGGATCGACTCGTGAACTGAAGGTTGGCGGTATGTTCGTCGCCATCGGCCACACACCCAACACTTCGTTCTTGGACGGTGCGGTCGAAATGAACAGCGAAGGCTACATCCAGTGGACCAAGGCGTTTCGAACGAACACGTCCGTCAATGGTGTTTTCGCTGCCGGCGATGTCGCAGACGACTACTACCGTCAAGCAATCACTTCCGCCGGAACCGGATGCATGGCGGCTCTCGATGCGGAACGCTTCTTGGTCGAGCACGAGGAAACGACCGGAACGAGCGAAGCTCGCCCATCACTGACCTAA
- a CDS encoding DUF1553 domain-containing protein, whose protein sequence is MPRHAMRDLSTFFMARASERNPNQRKRGSWNFIVSLIYVVALAPFANAEDAGEPDDAIQFNRDIRPILSENCFHCHGPDDENREAGLHLDTEEGAKDWAIVEGDWEASEVWLRMVSDDPDMLMPPPDSERKVTPEQTELVRRWIEQGAHYQSHWSFISPTDVDVQNEVVSSDQSPGATNEIDRFINRALTKAGLQPEGEADKETWLRRVTFDLIGIPPTLSEMDAFLADDSPMDKIRVIDRLLARPEYGERMATDWLDAARYSDTYGYQVDRDRFVWPWRDWVTNAFNDNMPYDEFVTQQLAGDLLPDANREQILATTFNRLHPQKVEGGSVPEEFRIEYVADRAQTVATAMMGLTYECCRCHNHKYDPISQENYFQLNAFFDNIDEAGLYSYFTPSVPTPTLSLPTEEEERQLKQLQSDIVVAEQRLRETIRERREHWREQLSQSGLSSIGTLPEHRLAEPIASLDFEDEPKSPNQSVEGKVGKAWQLTGDDAVATEVGNFDRSQPFTVSLWMKTPDLKERAVVWHRSRAWTDAASRGYELLILDGKLQWSQIHFWPGNAISVVTDEVIPVGEWVHVTATTEGSSSAAGLKIYVDGKAVETSVVRDALTKQIQGGGGDNITIGERMRDRGFKKGAVDQFRVFDVCLSDLEIQQLARDEYEFYTESGWDQDQVIDHALERWDEEVASARTKLREARVAKCKLEDSLDEIMVMRELPEQRPTHLLARGVYDSPQQVVQPGTPDFLPPMKSDDSSSPNRLTLAKWLCDREHPLTSRVAVNRLWQICFGQSLVRTPEDFGSQGMPPTHPALLDWLALDLADNDWDLKRMMKQIMLSDAYGRSSVSTQDKLALVDPTNRLLSHFPTYRLPAEMLRDQALAAGGRLVRTMGGPPAKPYEVEVSFKPTDRDKGEGLYRRSLYTYWKRTSPAPVMTTLDAAKRDVCRVQRERTASPLQAFVMLNGPQTIEASRGLAEKLIRDASSSDVKTVLRDAFRVTTSRRPTQDQLSVLIDLYEEQLNYFQTHETATNEFLSIGDSEPDASLDANRVAAMTVVVGTLLNFDLCLVKR, encoded by the coding sequence ATGCCACGGCACGCGATGCGTGATCTATCGACTTTCTTCATGGCCCGCGCCAGCGAACGCAACCCGAACCAGCGGAAACGTGGTTCATGGAACTTCATTGTTTCGTTGATTTATGTCGTTGCGTTGGCTCCGTTCGCGAATGCGGAAGACGCGGGCGAACCGGACGATGCCATTCAATTCAATCGTGATATCCGTCCGATTTTGTCCGAGAATTGCTTTCACTGTCACGGACCAGACGACGAAAACCGTGAGGCTGGATTGCACCTGGATACCGAAGAAGGTGCGAAGGACTGGGCAATTGTCGAAGGCGATTGGGAAGCCAGCGAAGTCTGGTTGCGAATGGTGTCCGATGATCCGGACATGTTGATGCCGCCACCGGATTCAGAACGCAAGGTGACGCCCGAGCAAACCGAACTGGTGCGTCGTTGGATTGAACAAGGGGCGCACTATCAAAGCCATTGGTCGTTCATTTCGCCAACGGACGTCGATGTTCAAAATGAGGTGGTGAGTAGCGACCAGTCACCGGGTGCGACGAACGAGATCGATCGTTTTATCAATCGTGCGCTGACGAAGGCTGGGTTGCAGCCCGAAGGAGAAGCCGACAAAGAGACGTGGTTGCGTCGGGTCACGTTCGACTTGATTGGCATTCCACCGACGCTTTCCGAGATGGACGCGTTTCTGGCCGATGACAGTCCAATGGACAAAATCCGCGTGATCGATCGATTGCTCGCGCGACCCGAGTATGGCGAACGCATGGCTACCGATTGGCTCGATGCCGCGCGGTACAGCGACACGTATGGCTATCAAGTTGATCGTGATCGCTTCGTTTGGCCGTGGCGAGATTGGGTGACCAACGCGTTCAACGACAACATGCCCTACGACGAATTTGTGACGCAGCAATTGGCGGGCGATTTGTTACCCGATGCGAATCGCGAACAGATCTTGGCAACCACGTTCAATCGTTTGCATCCGCAGAAAGTTGAAGGCGGAAGCGTGCCAGAAGAGTTTCGCATTGAGTATGTGGCTGATCGAGCCCAAACCGTTGCGACTGCGATGATGGGGCTGACGTATGAATGTTGTCGATGTCACAACCACAAATACGATCCAATTAGCCAAGAGAACTATTTCCAACTGAACGCGTTCTTTGACAACATCGACGAAGCCGGGTTGTATTCGTACTTCACGCCATCGGTTCCAACGCCGACATTGTCGTTGCCGACCGAAGAAGAAGAACGCCAGTTGAAGCAATTGCAGAGCGACATTGTCGTCGCGGAACAGCGGCTCCGCGAAACGATCCGAGAGCGACGCGAGCACTGGCGTGAACAATTGAGTCAGTCCGGGTTGAGTTCGATTGGGACACTGCCGGAGCATCGTTTGGCGGAACCAATCGCGTCACTGGATTTCGAAGACGAACCCAAATCACCTAACCAGTCAGTGGAAGGCAAGGTTGGGAAGGCTTGGCAATTGACCGGTGATGATGCCGTCGCGACCGAAGTGGGGAACTTCGATCGCTCCCAGCCATTCACTGTTTCCCTGTGGATGAAGACTCCCGATCTCAAGGAACGCGCGGTCGTGTGGCATCGTTCGCGTGCTTGGACCGACGCCGCCAGTCGCGGTTATGAATTGCTGATCTTGGATGGCAAACTTCAGTGGTCGCAGATTCACTTTTGGCCCGGCAATGCAATCAGTGTTGTGACCGACGAGGTCATTCCCGTTGGTGAGTGGGTGCATGTCACGGCTACGACCGAAGGTTCCAGTTCAGCGGCGGGTCTAAAGATTTATGTTGATGGAAAGGCCGTTGAAACCAGCGTCGTTCGAGATGCACTGACCAAGCAAATCCAAGGCGGTGGTGGCGACAACATCACCATCGGTGAACGGATGCGAGATCGTGGTTTCAAGAAGGGAGCGGTCGACCAATTCCGCGTCTTCGATGTTTGTTTGAGCGACTTGGAGATTCAGCAACTCGCACGCGATGAATATGAGTTCTATACCGAATCGGGCTGGGATCAGGATCAGGTGATCGATCACGCCCTCGAGCGTTGGGACGAAGAAGTTGCTTCGGCGCGAACGAAATTGCGCGAGGCCCGCGTTGCGAAGTGCAAGTTGGAAGATTCGCTCGATGAAATCATGGTGATGCGAGAGTTGCCTGAGCAAAGACCCACTCACTTGCTCGCTCGAGGTGTCTATGACAGTCCACAACAGGTCGTTCAGCCAGGCACACCCGACTTTTTGCCGCCAATGAAGTCGGACGATTCATCCAGTCCGAACCGATTGACGCTGGCGAAATGGCTGTGTGACCGAGAGCATCCGCTGACGTCGCGAGTTGCAGTGAACCGATTGTGGCAGATTTGTTTCGGCCAGAGTTTGGTCCGCACGCCGGAAGATTTTGGAAGTCAGGGGATGCCGCCGACACACCCTGCGTTGCTGGATTGGTTGGCTTTGGATTTGGCAGACAATGACTGGGATCTCAAGCGAATGATGAAGCAAATCATGCTTTCAGACGCTTACGGTCGCAGCAGTGTCTCGACGCAAGACAAGCTCGCGCTGGTTGATCCAACCAATCGTTTGCTGTCGCACTTTCCAACGTACCGTTTGCCCGCCGAGATGTTGCGCGATCAAGCTCTTGCCGCCGGTGGACGATTGGTTCGAACGATGGGCGGACCGCCAGCGAAACCATACGAAGTGGAAGTGTCGTTTAAGCCAACCGATCGCGACAAAGGCGAGGGGTTGTACCGACGTAGCTTGTACACGTATTGGAAACGCACGAGTCCCGCTCCGGTGATGACGACCTTGGATGCTGCCAAGCGAGACGTTTGTCGTGTTCAGCGTGAACGAACCGCGTCGCCACTGCAGGCTTTCGTGATGCTCAATGGTCCGCAAACGATTGAGGCCTCTCGCGGATTGGCGGAGAAATTGATACGGGACGCGTCATCCTCGGACGTGAAGACGGTGCTTCGCGATGCATTTCGTGTCACGACGAGCCGGCGTCCAACGCAAGACCAACTGAGCGTGCTGATCGATTTGTACGAGGAGCAGCTCAACTACTTTCAAACTCATGAAACGGCAACGAACGAGTTTCTCTCGATTGGCGATTCCGAACCGGATGCTTCATTGGACGCCAATCGCGTGGCAGCGATGACGGTCGTGGTGGGAACGTTGCTGAACTTTGATCTCTGTCTGGTAAAACGATGA
- a CDS encoding sialate O-acetylesterase has product MLRCVCLLGCLLIAVSSHAEDPADSKSTKPLQVYILAGQSNMEGHAKVETIDYMSDDPSCEALLNRMRNQDGTFRVCDRVSISYLTGRGDKNGEGVGKLTVGYGSRPSPSEDGGKIGPEFTFGLTLEENTEAPILLIKTAWGGKSLFYDFRPPSAGVYPRTKNDIERDRNGEKESGKYYRLMVDHVKSVLSDIERVVPSYQSDQGYELAGFVWFQGWNDVVNRDVYPRLPADSEQNRFEKYSEWMADFIRDVRSDLNAAELPFVIGVMGVDGEHPSSDHQQFRDAMAAPAKLDEFRGNVVAVPTGPYWDDKLGAIASKFAEVRQKSYQLRTKQRGHENHDGSMSEEQQAEFMREFERELISEEELALWKRGASNAGYHYLGCGKTMAQIGEAFAMAMLELQGSSSGSSN; this is encoded by the coding sequence ATGTTGCGTTGCGTTTGCCTGCTGGGTTGTTTGCTGATCGCGGTCTCGTCCCACGCAGAGGATCCGGCTGACTCGAAATCCACCAAGCCTCTGCAGGTTTACATTCTGGCGGGACAGTCCAACATGGAAGGTCACGCCAAGGTCGAAACGATCGACTACATGAGCGATGACCCCAGTTGTGAGGCCTTGCTCAATCGAATGCGAAACCAGGACGGAACCTTTCGCGTTTGCGATCGTGTTTCCATCTCCTACTTGACCGGTCGAGGTGACAAGAACGGCGAGGGCGTTGGCAAGTTGACCGTCGGATACGGATCGAGACCATCGCCAAGCGAAGATGGTGGCAAGATTGGCCCCGAGTTCACATTTGGATTGACGCTGGAAGAAAACACAGAAGCGCCGATCCTTTTGATCAAAACGGCTTGGGGAGGCAAGTCACTGTTCTACGACTTTCGTCCACCGAGTGCCGGTGTTTACCCGAGAACCAAAAACGATATTGAGCGAGACCGCAACGGGGAAAAGGAATCGGGGAAGTACTACCGCTTGATGGTTGATCACGTGAAGTCGGTGCTCAGTGACATCGAACGCGTTGTTCCATCCTACCAATCCGATCAGGGCTACGAGCTGGCGGGTTTCGTTTGGTTCCAAGGTTGGAATGATGTTGTCAATCGAGACGTTTATCCGCGACTTCCCGCCGATTCTGAGCAGAACCGTTTCGAGAAATATTCCGAATGGATGGCGGACTTCATTCGTGACGTGCGATCGGATCTGAACGCTGCGGAATTGCCGTTTGTGATCGGCGTGATGGGAGTCGATGGTGAGCACCCGAGTTCGGATCATCAGCAATTCCGAGATGCGATGGCGGCTCCCGCGAAGCTTGACGAGTTTCGCGGCAATGTGGTCGCGGTGCCGACGGGGCCATACTGGGACGACAAGCTGGGGGCGATCGCGAGCAAGTTCGCGGAGGTGCGACAGAAGTCGTATCAATTGCGAACGAAGCAACGGGGGCATGAGAATCACGACGGCTCGATGTCTGAAGAACAGCAAGCCGAATTCATGCGAGAGTTTGAACGCGAATTGATTTCCGAAGAGGAACTCGCGTTATGGAAACGCGGCGCGTCGAACGCCGGGTACCACTATCTGGGCTGCGGAAAAACGATGGCCCAGATCGGCGAAGCGTTTGCGATGGCGATGTTGGAGTTGCAAGGCAGCTCCAGTGGTTCGTCCAACTAG